One stretch of Sandaracinaceae bacterium DNA includes these proteins:
- a CDS encoding tetratricopeptide repeat protein, with amino-acid sequence MAEDLPREGGALDSEAGDQLAEALAAAEADPENDACWDRLEELAEQTQRPDEVGALYRSVLAQDLSRDLAESLGQRAVGFHEQWFAEDSPHLVSVLSRVLEIDPEADWALQRVTVVLTVGERWSELLAIYDSCLAAAGDDARREQLLDEAAQLAKDFAGAPDRAIDYLTQLLALRPGDGQLISSLERLLERQQRWEELIHLWRRSTEQASEADALAMRQRIAACYLDNLGDAAATLAEVRALLEAEADEAPNLALLERVVALEDATPDVRRGALDLLRERYEAADRAEDVIRVLGVALGFAQGDEKLSLHRELGRRVAARGESADAMTHWAAVLVQDPTAEDAQEQLAHLAAQADAHEGYAQALVAAADAAEPGPRQYALLVEAGDVRGGQLSDQEGAIALYQRVLAADARPPTKLTVARRVEKLLEEAERYADRLAVLEGLAELETDPVESRRVLGQCARLADRLGEGERALGFWQRRLEADASDLEALDAMIELTEREERWDLHVDALRRRVGADVPALQRRLDLARIANTQATRLEQIGDAIQTWHQIQEEFGEDAETVDALFDLLVRAERFDEIYALLGRASERDAARAAEVLARVGDVCRSHLGRLDEAAKAYHRAIQLVPGLERAQEGLRHLLDVEEARGSAVRGLASAYELADDWEQTLALLEPRLEYALDDAGRVDLLREAARLQEERAEQPAAAFDAIRRALGYAPAHPELEAELLRLAIATERWSEAADAIGEAAAALSETRKDRAASLRKQQARISEERLDNAEAALTAWLAAQALVPHDADVAAEAIRVGGAAGEWSGAAQALVTCSVAREAMQDELLASVEAKAGEASAFAALAAGTAAAIPAAGEVDAELGRALEAKVGAWLRDQAEDLEAAEAALHRALAHEPRHTGTLRDLARLQWRSPGRALVDTLLKLADNFPDDLDPLHDAARTALDPVADASLAAGILDRLLRGARRLWEGTGEATGERPAGEMAVWAQDELVRLSLEAGDTKKAVDLLVDGARMPVTPEVSREMRRRAGELCRDQLGDQDRALRLLQSVVDESVEDAEAVSQLGVLLEERGRFPELLALRQRQLELDLEPETRLAVRLEVSRVLGLIEQQGGRIGALRANLAEQPGHEASVEGLAEILAARGRHDELGQLYTAQAGEVEQQGDATRAADLWARAAQILEEPLGDIDGALKAHRRVVTLVPSIASLDALARLHLSRNEPGVAAEWLQRRHEASAEEERTPVALRLADAHLAAGNREQATRVFERVLAADPSASEARARLADLYRADEAWEPLAKLLAEGAPHEQDEATRLAYVREAAKLYEEELEQPDQAIPVLQMGVELAPDDQTLKSKLALGLRVAGRLDEAREILQTQIEAYGRRRSPERAAVHYQLAQVAHAGGDLEQAMSELESARKMDMSHPGILRMAGQMAREAGQREKAEKSYRALLLVVRRQDPGAPDVQVGASEVLYELSLLAHDNEDEAQAKELLETALSTAAQHDAEAERLKKDLVARGEVELALTTIEKRLEAVDAPESEARMLSHKAQILAEHQDRKDEALAAILQAVELAPETPQLHRRARDLAHGMGQVSRYAELLENLANGARRKKDSPFAASVLLRLGRVTEEDLGDLDAASELYQRVEKLGERVVEAWQSLARVADARGDGAEEVRVLRKLVDAEDANVPNEARTKALYRIAEVQLAGGDVDAGLDTLKGALEREPRYGRAGVILQAAAAQSPEHDALLALYEDVARASGDPAMVLDFLERRAARPGATLEHVREGVERADAIEAPERAESLLAQGLVIARESEGGLRDAIWVPIGLAERRQAAGDVPNAIAHMRSAAEVADGDQAFELWMKVADLASQDGGDLHLAASTYRELLGSDPGNRALWEPLAGVFAKLEDRDGLEEVVATTLDALLDPSDRNELRMFYATFLLDVEKAQDEAVVILTNVLDEDPDHVEAAQRLADIFQSTGDDERLVDLLHRQLDRARDRQDVENIVELSLRMGKLLEGHDPSGAVDLYRGGLDWAPQSAPLLTALLAHYGEGAEPRERAELMERLLGVSTGEEGARLANALMTLYRELDDEYGVARALDLGFKAAPGDATLRAQLESYYREREEWDQLAETISYDAQHRESAEEALPRFREAAELYRENLQNPAKAAEVMRGALEKAPEDLGLLEALVADMTAAGLHSAAAEDVASALERFEEAGPERAHLLRLRARLELAVGNAAPAVTDLEEAYGIDPAGTAQDLVAGLDQLRRVAAETGDPESERAATHRLAAVLGEAGNPEQGRDVLAEWVERDPRDGDALRQLREVDAAAERWGDVARHEARLLEVEEGEAQVRAGLGLLDACRKIEAPGEARPGLEYALHHQPESTELRGALMSLYEEVGAKRELAEMVLQDAHAAEEPEARFEQFRRAGELLIEIGEAEAALEPLAQAAAIQPEDHDLTIALADAYMGSNRLQEAVELLQEAINGFKRRRSPHLAAMQLRMARIAGISGDAETQKEWLSVALDADKNNGDVAAELAELSMELGDDDTALKALRVVTLQKTPGPMSKALAFLRQAQIAHRQGDQQKAVLWARRARLEDDSLNEAQQFLEQIGES; translated from the coding sequence ATGGCAGAGGACCTTCCCCGCGAGGGGGGCGCGCTGGACTCGGAGGCGGGCGATCAGCTGGCGGAGGCGCTCGCTGCGGCCGAGGCGGATCCGGAGAACGACGCGTGCTGGGATCGGCTGGAGGAGCTCGCCGAGCAGACGCAGCGACCGGACGAGGTCGGCGCGCTCTATCGCTCCGTTCTGGCGCAGGATCTGAGCCGTGACCTGGCGGAGTCGCTGGGGCAGCGCGCGGTGGGCTTCCACGAGCAGTGGTTCGCGGAGGACTCCCCCCACCTGGTGAGCGTGCTGTCGCGCGTGCTCGAGATCGATCCCGAGGCGGACTGGGCGCTGCAGCGCGTCACCGTGGTCCTCACGGTCGGCGAGCGCTGGTCCGAGCTGCTGGCCATCTACGACAGCTGCCTCGCCGCGGCCGGAGACGACGCGCGCCGCGAGCAGCTCCTCGACGAGGCCGCGCAGCTCGCGAAGGACTTCGCTGGCGCCCCCGATCGCGCCATCGACTACCTCACGCAGCTCCTCGCCCTCCGCCCCGGCGACGGGCAGCTGATCTCGAGCCTCGAGCGGCTCCTCGAGCGGCAGCAGCGCTGGGAGGAGCTCATCCATCTCTGGCGGCGCAGCACCGAGCAGGCCTCCGAGGCCGACGCGCTCGCCATGCGGCAGCGCATCGCGGCTTGCTATCTCGACAATCTCGGTGACGCCGCCGCGACCCTCGCCGAGGTCCGCGCGCTCCTCGAGGCCGAGGCCGACGAGGCGCCCAACCTGGCGCTGCTCGAGCGCGTCGTGGCGCTCGAGGACGCGACGCCCGACGTGCGACGCGGCGCGCTGGATCTGCTGCGCGAGCGCTACGAGGCCGCCGATCGCGCCGAGGACGTGATCCGCGTGCTCGGCGTGGCGCTGGGCTTCGCGCAGGGCGACGAGAAGCTCTCCCTGCACCGGGAGCTCGGCCGACGCGTCGCCGCGCGGGGGGAGTCCGCCGACGCGATGACCCACTGGGCGGCGGTGCTCGTCCAGGATCCGACCGCGGAGGACGCGCAGGAGCAGCTCGCGCACCTCGCCGCGCAGGCGGACGCGCACGAGGGCTACGCGCAGGCGCTCGTCGCCGCGGCCGACGCGGCCGAGCCCGGGCCCCGCCAGTACGCGCTCCTCGTCGAGGCGGGAGACGTGCGCGGCGGGCAGCTGTCGGACCAGGAGGGCGCCATCGCGCTCTACCAGCGGGTGCTCGCCGCCGACGCCCGCCCGCCGACCAAGCTCACCGTCGCGCGCCGCGTCGAGAAGCTGCTCGAGGAGGCGGAGCGCTACGCCGACCGGCTGGCCGTCCTCGAGGGGCTCGCGGAGCTCGAGACGGACCCGGTGGAGAGCCGCCGCGTCCTGGGGCAGTGCGCCCGCCTCGCCGATCGGCTCGGGGAGGGCGAGCGCGCGCTCGGCTTCTGGCAGCGCCGACTCGAGGCCGATGCGTCCGACCTCGAGGCGCTCGACGCGATGATCGAGCTGACCGAGCGCGAGGAGCGCTGGGACCTGCACGTGGACGCGCTCCGGCGCCGGGTGGGCGCCGACGTGCCCGCGCTTCAGCGCCGGCTCGATCTCGCGCGCATCGCCAACACGCAGGCGACCCGCCTCGAGCAGATCGGCGACGCGATCCAGACCTGGCATCAGATCCAGGAGGAGTTCGGCGAGGACGCCGAGACCGTCGACGCGCTCTTCGATCTCCTCGTGCGCGCCGAGCGCTTCGACGAGATCTATGCGCTGCTGGGGCGCGCCTCCGAGCGCGACGCGGCCCGCGCGGCCGAGGTCCTCGCCCGCGTCGGCGACGTCTGTCGGAGTCACCTCGGCCGGCTCGACGAGGCCGCGAAGGCCTACCACCGCGCCATCCAGCTCGTGCCCGGGCTCGAGCGCGCGCAGGAAGGGTTGCGTCATCTCCTCGACGTCGAGGAGGCCCGTGGATCCGCGGTGCGCGGCCTCGCCAGCGCCTATGAGCTGGCGGACGACTGGGAGCAGACGCTCGCCCTCCTCGAGCCGCGCCTCGAGTACGCGCTCGACGACGCGGGGCGCGTCGATCTGCTCCGCGAGGCGGCGCGCCTCCAGGAAGAGCGCGCCGAGCAACCCGCCGCGGCGTTCGACGCGATCCGACGCGCGCTCGGCTACGCCCCGGCTCATCCGGAGCTCGAGGCGGAGCTGCTCCGCCTGGCCATCGCCACCGAGCGCTGGTCGGAGGCCGCCGACGCGATCGGAGAGGCCGCCGCGGCGCTCTCCGAGACGCGAAAGGACCGCGCCGCCAGCCTGCGAAAGCAGCAGGCCCGCATCAGCGAGGAGCGGCTCGACAACGCGGAGGCCGCGCTCACCGCGTGGCTCGCCGCGCAGGCGCTCGTGCCGCATGACGCCGACGTGGCGGCGGAGGCCATCCGCGTGGGTGGCGCCGCGGGCGAGTGGAGCGGCGCCGCGCAGGCGCTCGTGACCTGCTCGGTCGCGCGCGAGGCGATGCAGGATGAGTTGCTCGCTTCCGTCGAGGCCAAGGCGGGCGAGGCGTCCGCGTTCGCCGCGCTCGCGGCCGGCACCGCGGCGGCGATCCCCGCCGCGGGCGAGGTCGACGCCGAGCTGGGTCGCGCGCTCGAGGCGAAGGTCGGCGCGTGGCTGCGCGATCAGGCCGAAGATCTCGAGGCGGCCGAGGCGGCGCTGCACCGGGCGCTCGCGCACGAGCCCCGGCACACGGGCACCCTCCGGGACCTGGCCCGGCTCCAGTGGCGCAGCCCGGGCCGCGCGCTGGTGGACACGCTCCTCAAGCTGGCGGACAACTTCCCGGACGATCTCGATCCGCTCCACGACGCCGCGCGCACCGCGCTCGACCCCGTGGCCGACGCGTCCCTCGCGGCCGGAATCCTCGACCGATTGCTCCGCGGCGCGCGCCGCCTCTGGGAGGGCACCGGCGAGGCGACGGGCGAGCGCCCGGCGGGTGAGATGGCCGTCTGGGCGCAGGACGAGCTCGTGCGGCTCTCGCTCGAGGCGGGCGACACCAAGAAGGCGGTGGACCTGCTCGTCGACGGCGCGCGCATGCCCGTCACACCCGAGGTCTCGCGCGAGATGCGCCGACGCGCGGGAGAGCTCTGCCGCGACCAGCTGGGCGATCAGGATCGGGCGCTTCGCCTGCTCCAGAGCGTGGTGGACGAGAGCGTCGAGGACGCCGAGGCGGTCAGTCAGCTAGGCGTGCTCCTCGAGGAGCGAGGCCGCTTCCCCGAGCTGCTCGCGCTTCGGCAGCGGCAGCTCGAGCTCGACCTCGAGCCCGAGACGCGCCTCGCGGTGCGGCTCGAGGTGTCCCGCGTGCTCGGCTTGATCGAGCAGCAGGGCGGGCGGATCGGCGCGCTCCGCGCCAACCTCGCCGAGCAGCCCGGGCACGAGGCGTCCGTGGAGGGCCTCGCCGAGATCCTGGCCGCCCGCGGTCGTCACGACGAGCTGGGCCAGCTCTACACCGCCCAGGCGGGCGAGGTCGAGCAGCAGGGCGACGCCACCCGCGCGGCGGACCTCTGGGCGCGCGCGGCGCAGATCCTGGAAGAGCCGCTGGGCGACATCGACGGAGCGCTCAAGGCCCACCGTCGCGTGGTCACGCTGGTGCCGTCGATCGCGTCGCTCGACGCGCTCGCGCGGCTGCACCTCTCGCGCAACGAGCCGGGCGTGGCGGCCGAGTGGCTCCAGCGTCGACACGAGGCCTCGGCCGAAGAGGAGCGCACCCCGGTCGCGCTGCGGCTGGCCGACGCGCACCTGGCGGCGGGCAACCGCGAGCAGGCCACGCGCGTGTTCGAGCGCGTCCTCGCGGCGGACCCGAGCGCGTCCGAGGCGCGGGCTCGCCTCGCGGACCTCTATCGCGCCGACGAGGCGTGGGAGCCGCTCGCGAAGCTCCTCGCCGAGGGGGCGCCGCACGAGCAGGACGAGGCGACGCGCCTGGCCTACGTGCGAGAGGCGGCGAAGCTGTACGAGGAGGAGCTCGAGCAGCCCGACCAGGCCATCCCGGTCCTCCAGATGGGCGTCGAGCTCGCGCCGGACGACCAGACCCTCAAGAGCAAGCTCGCGCTCGGGCTCCGCGTCGCGGGGCGCCTCGACGAGGCGCGCGAGATCCTGCAGACGCAGATCGAGGCCTACGGGCGTCGGCGCTCTCCCGAGCGCGCCGCGGTGCACTACCAGCTGGCTCAGGTCGCCCACGCGGGCGGGGATCTCGAGCAGGCGATGAGCGAGCTCGAGTCCGCGCGCAAGATGGACATGAGCCACCCCGGCATTCTCCGGATGGCCGGCCAGATGGCGCGCGAGGCGGGGCAGCGCGAGAAGGCCGAGAAGTCGTACCGCGCGCTCTTGCTCGTCGTGCGGCGCCAGGATCCGGGCGCGCCCGACGTCCAGGTCGGCGCCTCGGAGGTGCTCTACGAGCTGAGCTTGCTCGCCCACGACAACGAGGACGAGGCGCAGGCCAAGGAGCTCCTCGAGACGGCGCTGAGCACGGCCGCGCAGCACGACGCCGAGGCCGAGCGGCTGAAGAAGGACCTCGTCGCGCGTGGCGAGGTCGAGCTGGCCCTGACCACCATCGAGAAGCGGCTCGAGGCGGTCGACGCGCCGGAGTCCGAGGCGCGCATGCTCTCGCACAAGGCGCAGATCCTCGCCGAGCATCAGGACCGCAAGGACGAGGCGCTCGCCGCGATCCTCCAGGCGGTGGAGCTCGCGCCGGAGACGCCGCAGCTGCACCGGCGCGCGCGTGATCTGGCGCACGGCATGGGGCAGGTCTCCCGGTACGCCGAGCTGCTCGAGAACCTCGCGAACGGCGCCCGCCGGAAGAAGGACAGCCCCTTCGCGGCCAGCGTGCTGCTCCGCCTCGGGCGGGTGACCGAGGAGGACCTCGGCGACCTCGACGCGGCGAGCGAGCTCTACCAGCGGGTGGAGAAGCTCGGCGAGCGCGTGGTCGAGGCCTGGCAGTCGCTGGCGCGGGTGGCCGACGCCCGCGGAGACGGCGCGGAGGAGGTCCGCGTCCTGCGGAAGCTCGTCGACGCCGAAGACGCGAACGTGCCCAACGAGGCGCGCACCAAGGCGCTCTATCGCATCGCCGAGGTGCAGCTCGCGGGCGGCGACGTCGACGCGGGGCTCGACACGCTGAAGGGCGCGCTCGAGCGCGAGCCACGCTACGGACGGGCGGGGGTCATCCTGCAGGCGGCCGCGGCCCAGTCCCCCGAGCACGACGCGCTCCTCGCGTTGTACGAAGACGTCGCGCGCGCGTCCGGCGACCCGGCCATGGTGCTCGACTTCCTGGAGCGTCGCGCGGCGCGTCCGGGCGCGACGCTGGAGCACGTCCGTGAGGGCGTCGAGCGGGCCGACGCCATCGAGGCCCCGGAGCGGGCCGAGTCGCTCCTCGCTCAGGGCCTGGTCATCGCGCGCGAGTCCGAGGGCGGCTTGCGGGACGCCATCTGGGTGCCCATCGGCCTGGCCGAGCGCAGGCAGGCGGCCGGGGACGTCCCGAACGCCATCGCGCACATGCGGAGCGCGGCCGAGGTCGCCGACGGTGACCAGGCGTTCGAGCTCTGGATGAAGGTGGCCGACCTCGCCAGCCAGGACGGCGGCGATCTCCACCTCGCGGCGAGCACCTACCGTGAGCTGCTCGGCTCCGATCCCGGCAACCGCGCCCTGTGGGAGCCGCTCGCCGGGGTGTTCGCGAAGCTCGAGGACCGCGACGGCCTCGAGGAGGTCGTGGCCACGACGCTCGACGCGCTCCTGGACCCCAGCGACCGCAACGAGCTGCGCATGTTCTACGCCACGTTCCTGCTCGACGTGGAGAAGGCGCAGGACGAGGCGGTCGTCATCCTCACGAACGTGCTCGACGAGGATCCGGATCACGTCGAGGCGGCGCAGCGGCTGGCGGACATCTTCCAGTCGACCGGCGACGACGAGCGGCTGGTGGACCTGCTGCACCGGCAGCTCGACCGGGCGCGCGACCGACAAGACGTCGAGAACATCGTCGAGCTGAGCCTGCGCATGGGCAAGCTGCTCGAGGGGCACGACCCGTCCGGCGCGGTGGACCTCTACCGCGGCGGCCTGGACTGGGCGCCCCAGAGCGCGCCGCTGCTCACGGCGCTGCTCGCGCACTACGGCGAAGGGGCCGAGCCGCGAGAGCGCGCCGAGCTGATGGAGCGCCTGCTGGGCGTCTCCACCGGCGAGGAGGGCGCGCGGCTCGCCAACGCCCTGATGACCCTCTACCGCGAGCTCGACGACGAGTACGGCGTCGCGCGCGCGCTCGACCTCGGCTTCAAGGCGGCGCCTGGAGACGCGACCCTGCGGGCGCAGCTCGAGTCGTACTACCGCGAGCGCGAGGAGTGGGACCAGCTGGCGGAGACCATCTCCTACGACGCGCAGCACCGGGAGAGCGCGGAGGAGGCGCTGCCGCGCTTCCGTGAGGCGGCGGAGCTCTACCGCGAGAACCTGCAGAACCCGGCCAAGGCGGCCGAGGTGATGCGTGGCGCGCTCGAGAAGGCGCCGGAGGATCTCGGGCTGCTCGAGGCGCTGGTCGCCGACATGACGGCGGCGGGCCTCCACTCGGCCGCGGCCGAGGACGTGGCGAGCGCGCTCGAGCGCTTCGAGGAGGCCGGACCCGAGCGGGCGCACCTCCTCAGGCTCCGCGCGCGGCTCGAGCTCGCGGTGGGCAACGCCGCCCCGGCCGTGACGGACCTCGAGGAGGCGTACGGCATCGACCCGGCTGGCACGGCGCAAGACCTCGTCGCGGGGCTCGACCAGCTCCGCCGCGTCGCGGCCGAGACGGGCGACCCGGAGTCGGAGCGGGCGGCGACGCACCGCTTGGCGGCGGTGCTCGGCGAGGCCGGCAACCCGGAGCAGGGGCGCGACGTGCTCGCCGAGTGGGTGGAGCGAGATCCGCGCGACGGCGACGCGCTCCGTCAGCTCCGCGAGGTCGACGCGGCGGCCGAGCGCTGGGGCGACGTCGCCCGGCACGAGGCGCGGCTGCTGGAGGTCGAGGAGGGTGAGGCGCAGGTCCGGGCCGGGCTCGGGCTCCTCGACGCGTGCCGCAAGATCGAGGCGCCGGGGGAGGCCCGACCGGGCCTCGAGTACGCCCTGCATCACCAGCCCGAGTCGACGGAGCTCCGCGGCGCGCTGATGAGCCTCTACGAGGAGGTGGGCGCCAAGCGGGAGCTCGCCGAGATGGTGCTGCAGGACGCGCACGCGGCCGAGGAGCCGGAGGCGCGCTTCGAGCAGTTCCGGCGCGCCGGAGAGCTGCTGATCGAGATCGGGGAGGCGGAGGCGGCGCTCGAGCCGCTCGCGCAGGCCGCCGCGATCCAGCCCGAGGACCACGACCTGACCATCGCGCTGGCCGACGCCTACATGGGGAGCAACCGGCTCCAGGAGGCGGTGGAGCTGCTGCAGGAGGCCATCAACGGCTTCAAGCGGCGGCGCAGCCCGCACCTCGCGGCGATGCAGCTCCGCATGGCCCGCATCGCCGGCATCAGCGGTGACGCGGAGACCCAGAAGGAGTGGCTCAGCGTCGCGCTGGACGCGGACAAGAACAACGGGGACGTCGCGGCCGAGCTCGCGGAGCTGTCGATGGAGCTCGGGGACGACGACACGGCGCTCAAGGCGCTCCGGGTGGTGACGCTCCAGAAGACGCCGGGCCCGATGAGCAAGGCGCTGGCGTTCTTGCGGCAGGCCCAGATCGCGCATCGCCAGGGCGATCAGCAGAAGGCGGTGCTCTGGGCGCGGCGTGCGCGGCTCGAGGACGACTCGCTCAACGAGGCGCAGCAGTTCCTGGAGCAGATCGGCGAGTCGTGA
- a CDS encoding nucleotide pyrophosphohydrolase produces MTLKLNGLGAVLEDIRAFVQERDWERFHDPKNLAMAVVSEAGELAAELRWVDSADADEFCRNAENAPRIADEAADVAICLLMFCDRAGVDLREAMVQKLAKNRAKYPVSAVAQDDD; encoded by the coding sequence GTGACGTTGAAGCTGAACGGGCTGGGAGCGGTGCTCGAGGACATCCGGGCCTTCGTGCAGGAGCGGGACTGGGAGCGTTTCCACGACCCCAAGAACCTCGCGATGGCGGTGGTGAGTGAAGCGGGCGAGCTGGCCGCCGAGCTCCGATGGGTCGACAGCGCCGACGCCGACGAGTTCTGTCGAAACGCGGAGAACGCCCCGCGCATCGCGGACGAGGCGGCCGACGTGGCGATCTGCCTGCTGATGTTCTGCGACCGGGCCGGCGTCGACCTGCGCGAGGCGATGGTGCAGAAGCTCGCGAAGAACCGGGCGAAGTACCCCGTCTCGGCCGTCGCTCAGGACGACGACTGA
- a CDS encoding YihY/virulence factor BrkB family protein, which translates to MLGELWQTLRETVRAFNGRGGRVLGAATAFYAMLSVAPMLLIAVAVTGFVTSEASARADVVHDVGLWVGSRGAEVLQELLERLSESGHGPFASVAGGVLLLYASHRLFAQLRYSLNHLWGVQEVSAKGLSKKALKQARKRLSALTMVLFVVLCVAATVLVKAGLHAASDWLALDLGGAWKAMELGVSFLVLTALCAACFKVLPAVEVGWRDVGVGAVVTSVLFSAGAAAVGWYLGTKTTSSTYGAAGSLVAVLLWTYYSAQVFFFGAAFTRVWAERHGAGIEPSEGAVWLVAEAPERAGDQSSS; encoded by the coding sequence GTGCTCGGAGAGCTGTGGCAGACCCTGCGTGAGACGGTCCGCGCCTTCAACGGCCGCGGGGGCCGCGTGCTCGGCGCCGCGACCGCCTTCTACGCCATGCTCTCCGTCGCGCCGATGCTGCTGATCGCGGTGGCGGTCACCGGCTTCGTCACCTCGGAGGCGTCGGCGCGCGCCGACGTGGTCCACGACGTGGGTCTCTGGGTGGGCTCACGGGGCGCCGAGGTGCTCCAGGAGCTGCTCGAGCGGCTCTCGGAGAGCGGCCACGGCCCCTTCGCGAGCGTGGCCGGCGGCGTGCTCCTGCTCTACGCGTCGCACCGCCTGTTCGCGCAGCTGCGCTACTCGCTCAACCACCTCTGGGGTGTGCAGGAGGTGTCCGCCAAGGGGCTGTCGAAGAAGGCGCTGAAGCAGGCGCGCAAGCGGCTGAGCGCGCTGACCATGGTCCTCTTCGTCGTGCTCTGCGTGGCCGCCACGGTGCTGGTCAAGGCCGGGCTGCACGCGGCGTCGGACTGGCTCGCGCTCGACCTCGGCGGCGCGTGGAAGGCAATGGAGCTCGGCGTGTCGTTCCTGGTCCTGACCGCCCTCTGCGCCGCGTGCTTCAAGGTGCTGCCCGCGGTGGAGGTCGGCTGGCGCGACGTCGGCGTCGGCGCGGTGGTGACCTCGGTGCTCTTCAGCGCGGGCGCGGCCGCGGTCGGGTGGTACCTGGGCACCAAGACCACCAGCTCCACGTACGGGGCGGCGGGCTCGCTCGTCGCGGTGCTGCTCTGGACGTACTACAGCGCTCAGGTCTTCTTCTTCGGCGCCGCGTTCACGCGCGTCTGGGCGGAGCGTCACGGCGCGGGCATCGAGCCCTCGGAGGGCGCGGTCTGGCTCGTGGCCGAGGCGCCGGAGCGCGCCGGCGATCAGTCGTCGTCCTGA
- a CDS encoding nitrate reductase associated protein yields MRILPFEDADLTLIPMAGRRALDAAGRKLSLRGWQQLSLLAREAIVSLGAEAEVDVERVRDLIAAASPPAEPIASPAEPPEHAPSEEVEAVLGSVPGWAALPPVARYALHSYARRGKHDKLRAAYASMSSGASQSTR; encoded by the coding sequence TTGCGAATCCTGCCGTTCGAGGACGCCGACCTCACGCTGATCCCGATGGCCGGCCGCCGGGCCCTGGACGCCGCCGGCCGCAAGCTCTCGCTGCGCGGATGGCAGCAGCTCTCGCTGCTCGCGCGCGAGGCGATCGTCAGCCTGGGCGCCGAAGCGGAGGTCGACGTCGAGCGGGTGCGCGACCTGATCGCGGCCGCCTCCCCGCCGGCCGAGCCCATCGCGTCCCCGGCCGAGCCCCCCGAGCACGCGCCCTCCGAGGAGGTCGAGGCGGTGCTCGGGTCGGTGCCCGGCTGGGCCGCGCTCCCGCCCGTCGCGCGCTACGCCCTCCACAGCTACGCCCGCCGCGGCAAGCACGACAAGCTGCGCGCCGCCTACGCCTCGATGTCCTCCGGCGCGTCCCAGTCGACCAGGTGA
- a CDS encoding molybdenum cofactor guanylyltransferase — MLGVFAGGASRRMGRPKALLRRGGVTLLERACRLGDALGLETVVVGRRPELSGLGRPVLEDDPPGVGPLGGLRALLRHADGAPGLALACDMPFVDADDLRLLLETEGTIAAPRRDGRWEPLCARYGPGALPLIDAQLAAGRRALQTLLDAADTRVVDVPPDHLVDWDAPEDIEA; from the coding sequence GTGCTCGGAGTGTTCGCGGGGGGCGCGTCGCGGCGCATGGGTCGCCCCAAGGCGCTGCTGCGGCGCGGCGGGGTCACGCTGCTCGAGCGCGCGTGCCGGCTCGGGGACGCGCTCGGGCTGGAGACGGTGGTCGTCGGCCGGCGCCCGGAGCTGTCGGGGCTCGGCCGGCCCGTCCTCGAAGACGACCCGCCGGGCGTGGGCCCGCTGGGCGGGCTGCGGGCCCTGCTGCGCCACGCGGACGGAGCGCCGGGCCTCGCGCTCGCCTGCGACATGCCCTTCGTGGACGCAGACGATCTGCGGCTCTTGCTCGAGACGGAGGGCACCATCGCGGCGCCCCGGCGCGACGGACGCTGGGAGCCGCTCTGCGCGCGCTACGGGCCCGGCGCGCTCCCGCTCATCGACGCGCAGCTCGCCGCGGGCCGGCGCGCCCTGCAGACGCTGCTGGACGCCGCCGACACCCGCGTGGTCGACGTGCCCCCCGATCACCTGGTCGACTGGGACGCGCCGGAGGACATCGAGGCGTAG
- a CDS encoding LamG domain-containing protein has protein sequence MTRLVLLALLCAAGCSLDRSGLRQPGARDGGGVDARPGDLDGGGTDAAPPDDAGPNPGDAASRDAGPGDAGSRDAGPPDTGVDSGLPDAGLGFCDPAGGTLVLCVPCDGAALDLSPNAHSIDTDAVVAPGRVLTACRLGAGSRFIVADAPSLDVAQLTLELFVNADAIPTSGRAGLADRDGAFGLFIYPGGRVRCTAGGGAAAADGVISAGRWTHLACTNDGARTRLYVDGSFVAEDGAGAVVATSTPIRVGEDSPGGGDQLLGALDEIRLFSRVRTDTEIAAAAAR, from the coding sequence GTGACCCGCCTCGTGCTCCTGGCGCTGCTGTGTGCGGCCGGCTGTTCGCTCGATCGCTCGGGGCTGCGTCAGCCCGGCGCCCGCGACGGGGGGGGCGTGGACGCGCGACCGGGCGACCTGGACGGAGGCGGGACCGACGCGGCGCCACCGGACGACGCGGGGCCCAACCCCGGCGACGCGGCCTCGCGCGACGCAGGCCCCGGCGACGCAGGCTCGCGCGACGCGGGGCCGCCCGACACGGGCGTGGACAGCGGCCTCCCGGACGCGGGCCTCGGGTTCTGCGATCCCGCGGGGGGCACGCTCGTGCTGTGCGTCCCGTGTGACGGCGCCGCGCTGGACCTGTCGCCGAACGCCCACAGCATCGACACCGACGCGGTCGTCGCTCCCGGTCGCGTGCTGACCGCCTGCCGCCTCGGCGCGGGGAGCCGCTTCATCGTCGCCGACGCGCCCAGCCTCGACGTCGCGCAGCTCACGCTGGAGCTCTTCGTGAACGCCGACGCCATCCCCACCAGCGGCCGCGCCGGGCTCGCCGATCGCGACGGCGCGTTCGGGCTCTTCATCTACCCCGGCGGACGCGTCCGATGCACGGCCGGAGGAGGCGCGGCGGCCGCGGACGGAGTGATCTCCGCCGGCCGGTGGACGCACCTCGCCTGCACGAACGACGGCGCGCGGACCCGCCTCTACGTGGACGGGTCGTTCGTGGCCGAAGACGGCGCCGGCGCGGTCGTCGCGACCTCGACCCCGATCCGCGTGGGGGAGGACTCTCCAGGGGGCGGCGACCAGCTCCTCGGCGCGCTCGACGAGATCCGGCTCTTCTCGCGGGTCCGTACGGACACCGAGATCGCCGCGGCCGCCGCGCGATGA